One segment of Anopheles stephensi strain Indian chromosome 3, UCI_ANSTEP_V1.0, whole genome shotgun sequence DNA contains the following:
- the LOC118512316 gene encoding 85/88 kDa calcium-independent phospholipase A2 isoform X6, producing the protein MLNVIQRLLGGDVPPNKVQEVKNESYINLQVLHRNESMRLFAPNPNAPDKKVVYEIILERPHSETINTSYSLYRAPTQAAAEEKFEAFHKRLPELVKIVREMYNINGLQKLCDVLIENPSWSLAHIVAFFNLTDYISNPSIIDFLDYAEYADMMTPLQVAVKANNIEFVKALVQSNQCNLDHLDKNSNSVFHFAASTTKEMINLLTAKSISNLNHCNTDGYTPLHLACLADKPDCVKALLLAGADTNKMARGAGTSSYSKSIPSTCTDEPSSTGNVADFLVSNPNKLFTQDMKHGGTPLHWSSSREVLNSLIERGCDVNLVNFNGQTPLHVMVARDRLECVVALLAHDAEIDVVDNSGNTPLHIAVEKKLIPIIQCLVVFGADFNKPNKDGKTPRHMVGKDDSGSKDSMILYILHSVGAKRCPEKGNKCPPGCAAGGTYNGIPPAQPETSEQRQHIQQVLAQTTSKSHRNSVPSLISSTIRATIPEERERREVKTIDVSQERKGASMMDALLSMFMNKVEAASKPTSPTSTTSSLKGGMNLLGDFDVGDEPMLTDEVAGTEASKSSPTGESSGGARTDASRPRSPCDTGGSETYNGRGRLLCLDGGGIRGLVLAQMLLEIENLAQTPIVHLFDWIAGTSTGGILALALGCGKTMKQCMCLYLRMKDQAFVGSRPYPSDALETVLKEQLGEFTVMSDIKHPRLMVTGVMADRKPVNLHLFRNYEAASDIMGIVTPSNNRGQPPPPPSEQLVWRAARATGAAPSYFRAFGRFLDGGLIANNPTLDAMTEIHELNAALHYVGRASEVVPVSVVVSLGTGLIPVVDLKEIDVFRPDNLWDTAKLAYGISTISTLLVDQATASDGRVVDRARAWCSMIGVPYFRFNPQMSVDIAMDEKIDEPLINMLWEVKAYMHSNRKQVIELINLLK; encoded by the exons ATGTTGAATG TTATCCAACGATTGTTGGGCGGTGACGTGCCGCCCAACAAGGTGCAAGAGGTGAAGAATGAGTCCTACATCAACCTGCAAGTGCTGCACAGAAATGAATCGATGCGACTGTTTGCCCCGAACCCGAATGCGCCCGACAAAAAGGTCGTGTACGAGATCATACTGGAACGGCCCCACTCGGAAACGATCAACACGTCCTACAG CTTGTACCGTGCACCTACACAAGCGGCAGCGGAAGAAAAGTTTGAAGCCTTCCATAAACGTCTGCCGGAGTTAGTTAAAATTGTTCGCGAG ATGTACAATATTAACGGTCTGCAGAAGCTTTGTGATGTACTGATTGAAAACCCTTCCTGGTCCCTGGCACACATCGTTGCTTTTTTCAATCTTACCGACTACATTTCGAATCCTAGTATTATAGACTTCCTCGACTATGCCGAATATGCCGATATGATGACTCCTTTGCAG GTTGCCGTAAAGGCCAACAACATAGAGTTTGTGAAAGCCTTGGTACAATCGAATCAGTGCAATCTGGACCATCTCGATAAGAACAGCAACTCGGTGTTCCATTTCGCAGCGAGTACGACAAAAGAAATGATAAAT CTTTTAACAGCAAAAAGTATTTCGAACCTGAACCATTGCAACACCGACGGCTACACACCGCTCCATCTGGCCTGTTTGGCGGACAAACCGGACTGCGTGAAGGCTTTACTGTTGGCCGGTGCCGACACGAACAAAATGGCCCGTGGCGCTGGAACGTCCTCGTACAGCAAATCCATTCCATCGA CCTGCACTGATG AACCTTCTTCTACAGGTAATGTGGCTGATTTTCTTGTCAGCAATCCAAATAAACTATTCACACAGGACATGAAACACGGTGGCACCCCGCTACACTGGAGCTCCAGCCGTGAGGTGTTGAACTCGCTAATAGAGCGCGGCTGTGACGTGAATTTAGTAAATTTCAACGGTCAAACTCCGCTCCACGTGATG GTAGCGCGCGATCGGCTGGAATGTGTGGTGGCGCTGCTGGCCCACGACGCTGAGATTGACGTAGTCGACAACTCGGGCAACACTCCGCTGCACATCGCGGTGGAAAAGAAGCTTATTCCGATCATCCAGTGTTTGGTGGTGTTTGGCGCTGACTTCAACAAACCCAACAAGGACGGCAAGACGCCACGCCACATGGTGGGAAAGGATGACAGCGGATCGAAGGATTCGATGATCCTGTACATCTTACATTCGGTCGGAGCCAAACGGTGCCCGGAGAAGGGCAACAAATGTCCGCCGGGGTGCGCGGCCGGTGGCACGTACAATGGCATCCCACCGGCGCAACCAGAAACCTCCGAGCAGCGGCAACACATCCAGCAGGTGCTGGCCCAAACGACCTCCAAATCGCATCGCAACAGCGTGCCAAGCCTGATATCGAGCACGATCCGTGCCACCATACCCGAGGAGCGCGAGCGACGGGAGGTGAAAACGATAGACGTCAGCCAGGAGCGTAAGGGAGCGAGCATGATGGACGCGTTGCTGTCGATGTTTATGAATAAGGTGGAGGCCGCCTCGAAGCCAACGTCACCCACGTCCACGACCTCATCGCTGAAGGGAGGAATGAATTTGCTGGGAGATTTCGACGTTGGTGACGAACCGATGCTAACGGACGAGGTTGCTGGCACGGAAGCTTCCAAGAGCAGTCCGACCGGCGAATCCTCCGGCGGTGCTCGAACGGACGCGTCCAGGCCACGATCGCCATGTGACACTGGTGGCAGCGAAACGTACAACGGACGCGGTCGCTTGCTGTGTCTCGATGGCGGTGGCATTAGAGGGCTAGTGTTGGCGCAGATGCTGCTGGAAATAGAGAACCTTGCCCAAACGCCCATCGTGCACCTGTTCGACTGGATCGCCGGCACCAGTACCGGTGGCATTCTGGCGCTTGCGCTCGGCTGTGGCAAAACGATGAAGCAGTGCATGTGCTTGTATCTGCGCATGAAGGATCAGGCATTCGTCGGTTCGCGTCCCTATCcaagcgatgcgctcgaaacCGTACTGAAGGAACAGCTGGGAGAGTTCACCGTCATGTCCGACATCAAGCATCCTCGTTTGATGGTGACGGGTGTGATGGCCGACCGGAAACCGGTCAACTTGCACCTGTTCCGTAACTATGAAGCCGCCAGCGACATTATGGGCATCGTGACGCCCTCGAACAATCGTGGCcagccaccaccgccaccgagcGAGCAGCTGGTGTGGCGTGCGGCAAGAGCGACCGGCGCAGCACCATCGTACTTCCGTGCGTTCGGTCGCTTCCTTGACGGTGGCTTGATCGCGAACAACCCCACGCTGGACGCGATGACAGAAATCCATGAACTGAATGCGGCACTGCACTACGTTGGCCGAGCGTCGGAAGTGGTCCCG GTTTCGGTGGTGGTTTCCCTTGGCACGGGATTAATACCGGTGGTGGATCTGAAGGAAATCGATGTGTTCCGTCCAGACAACCTGTGGGACACGGCCAAGCTGGCGTACGGTATCTCTACCATCA GTACGCTGTTGGTAGACCAGGCTACCGCATCGGACGGCCGTGTAGTGGACCGAGCCAGGGCGTGGTGTAGCATGATCGGTGTTCCGTACTTCCGCTTCAATCCGCAGATGTCGGTCGACATTGCGATGGACGAAAAGATTGACGAGCCGCTGATCAACATGCTGTGGGAGGTGAAGGCCTACATGCACAGCAACCGGAAGCAGGTTATAGAGCTTATCAATCTGCTcaaatag
- the LOC118512316 gene encoding 85/88 kDa calcium-independent phospholipase A2 isoform X1: MLNGLWKNPPIVERDFIQVIQRLLGGDVPPNKVQEVKNESYINLQVLHRNESMRLFAPNPNAPDKKVVYEIILERPHSETINTSYSLYRAPTQAAAEEKFEAFHKRLPELVKIVREMYNINGLQKLCDVLIENPSWSLAHIVAFFNLTDYISNPSIIDFLDYAEYADMMTPLQVAVKANNIEFVKALVQSNQCNLDHLDKNSNSVFHFAASTTKEMINLLTAKSISNLNHCNTDGYTPLHLACLADKPDCVKALLLAGADTNKMARGAGTSSYSKSIPSTCTDEPSSTGNVADFLVSNPNKLFTQDMKHGGTPLHWSSSREVLNSLIERGCDVNLVNFNGQTPLHVMVARDRLECVVALLAHDAEIDVVDNSGNTPLHIAVEKKLIPIIQCLVVFGADFNKPNKDGKTPRHMVGKDDSGSKDSMILYILHSVGAKRCPEKGNKCPPGCAAGGTYNGIPPAQPETSEQRQHIQQVLAQTTSKSHRNSVPSLISSTIRATIPEERERREVKTIDVSQERKGASMMDALLSMFMNKVEAASKPTSPTSTTSSLKGGMNLLGDFDVGDEPMLTDEVAGTEASKSSPTGESSGGARTDASRPRSPCDTGGSETYNGRGRLLCLDGGGIRGLVLAQMLLEIENLAQTPIVHLFDWIAGTSTGGILALALGCGKTMKQCMCLYLRMKDQAFVGSRPYPSDALETVLKEQLGEFTVMSDIKHPRLMVTGVMADRKPVNLHLFRNYEAASDIMGIVTPSNNRGQPPPPPSEQLVWRAARATGAAPSYFRAFGRFLDGGLIANNPTLDAMTEIHELNAALHYVGRASEVVPVSVVVSLGTGLIPVVDLKEIDVFRPDNLWDTAKLAYGISTISTLLVDQATASDGRVVDRARAWCSMIGVPYFRFNPQMSVDIAMDEKIDEPLINMLWEVKAYMHSNRKQVIELINLLK; the protein is encoded by the exons ATGTTGAATG GGCTCTGGAAAAATCCTCCAATCGTGGAAAGGGATTTCATTCAAG TTATCCAACGATTGTTGGGCGGTGACGTGCCGCCCAACAAGGTGCAAGAGGTGAAGAATGAGTCCTACATCAACCTGCAAGTGCTGCACAGAAATGAATCGATGCGACTGTTTGCCCCGAACCCGAATGCGCCCGACAAAAAGGTCGTGTACGAGATCATACTGGAACGGCCCCACTCGGAAACGATCAACACGTCCTACAG CTTGTACCGTGCACCTACACAAGCGGCAGCGGAAGAAAAGTTTGAAGCCTTCCATAAACGTCTGCCGGAGTTAGTTAAAATTGTTCGCGAG ATGTACAATATTAACGGTCTGCAGAAGCTTTGTGATGTACTGATTGAAAACCCTTCCTGGTCCCTGGCACACATCGTTGCTTTTTTCAATCTTACCGACTACATTTCGAATCCTAGTATTATAGACTTCCTCGACTATGCCGAATATGCCGATATGATGACTCCTTTGCAG GTTGCCGTAAAGGCCAACAACATAGAGTTTGTGAAAGCCTTGGTACAATCGAATCAGTGCAATCTGGACCATCTCGATAAGAACAGCAACTCGGTGTTCCATTTCGCAGCGAGTACGACAAAAGAAATGATAAAT CTTTTAACAGCAAAAAGTATTTCGAACCTGAACCATTGCAACACCGACGGCTACACACCGCTCCATCTGGCCTGTTTGGCGGACAAACCGGACTGCGTGAAGGCTTTACTGTTGGCCGGTGCCGACACGAACAAAATGGCCCGTGGCGCTGGAACGTCCTCGTACAGCAAATCCATTCCATCGA CCTGCACTGATG AACCTTCTTCTACAGGTAATGTGGCTGATTTTCTTGTCAGCAATCCAAATAAACTATTCACACAGGACATGAAACACGGTGGCACCCCGCTACACTGGAGCTCCAGCCGTGAGGTGTTGAACTCGCTAATAGAGCGCGGCTGTGACGTGAATTTAGTAAATTTCAACGGTCAAACTCCGCTCCACGTGATG GTAGCGCGCGATCGGCTGGAATGTGTGGTGGCGCTGCTGGCCCACGACGCTGAGATTGACGTAGTCGACAACTCGGGCAACACTCCGCTGCACATCGCGGTGGAAAAGAAGCTTATTCCGATCATCCAGTGTTTGGTGGTGTTTGGCGCTGACTTCAACAAACCCAACAAGGACGGCAAGACGCCACGCCACATGGTGGGAAAGGATGACAGCGGATCGAAGGATTCGATGATCCTGTACATCTTACATTCGGTCGGAGCCAAACGGTGCCCGGAGAAGGGCAACAAATGTCCGCCGGGGTGCGCGGCCGGTGGCACGTACAATGGCATCCCACCGGCGCAACCAGAAACCTCCGAGCAGCGGCAACACATCCAGCAGGTGCTGGCCCAAACGACCTCCAAATCGCATCGCAACAGCGTGCCAAGCCTGATATCGAGCACGATCCGTGCCACCATACCCGAGGAGCGCGAGCGACGGGAGGTGAAAACGATAGACGTCAGCCAGGAGCGTAAGGGAGCGAGCATGATGGACGCGTTGCTGTCGATGTTTATGAATAAGGTGGAGGCCGCCTCGAAGCCAACGTCACCCACGTCCACGACCTCATCGCTGAAGGGAGGAATGAATTTGCTGGGAGATTTCGACGTTGGTGACGAACCGATGCTAACGGACGAGGTTGCTGGCACGGAAGCTTCCAAGAGCAGTCCGACCGGCGAATCCTCCGGCGGTGCTCGAACGGACGCGTCCAGGCCACGATCGCCATGTGACACTGGTGGCAGCGAAACGTACAACGGACGCGGTCGCTTGCTGTGTCTCGATGGCGGTGGCATTAGAGGGCTAGTGTTGGCGCAGATGCTGCTGGAAATAGAGAACCTTGCCCAAACGCCCATCGTGCACCTGTTCGACTGGATCGCCGGCACCAGTACCGGTGGCATTCTGGCGCTTGCGCTCGGCTGTGGCAAAACGATGAAGCAGTGCATGTGCTTGTATCTGCGCATGAAGGATCAGGCATTCGTCGGTTCGCGTCCCTATCcaagcgatgcgctcgaaacCGTACTGAAGGAACAGCTGGGAGAGTTCACCGTCATGTCCGACATCAAGCATCCTCGTTTGATGGTGACGGGTGTGATGGCCGACCGGAAACCGGTCAACTTGCACCTGTTCCGTAACTATGAAGCCGCCAGCGACATTATGGGCATCGTGACGCCCTCGAACAATCGTGGCcagccaccaccgccaccgagcGAGCAGCTGGTGTGGCGTGCGGCAAGAGCGACCGGCGCAGCACCATCGTACTTCCGTGCGTTCGGTCGCTTCCTTGACGGTGGCTTGATCGCGAACAACCCCACGCTGGACGCGATGACAGAAATCCATGAACTGAATGCGGCACTGCACTACGTTGGCCGAGCGTCGGAAGTGGTCCCG GTTTCGGTGGTGGTTTCCCTTGGCACGGGATTAATACCGGTGGTGGATCTGAAGGAAATCGATGTGTTCCGTCCAGACAACCTGTGGGACACGGCCAAGCTGGCGTACGGTATCTCTACCATCA GTACGCTGTTGGTAGACCAGGCTACCGCATCGGACGGCCGTGTAGTGGACCGAGCCAGGGCGTGGTGTAGCATGATCGGTGTTCCGTACTTCCGCTTCAATCCGCAGATGTCGGTCGACATTGCGATGGACGAAAAGATTGACGAGCCGCTGATCAACATGCTGTGGGAGGTGAAGGCCTACATGCACAGCAACCGGAAGCAGGTTATAGAGCTTATCAATCTGCTcaaatag
- the LOC118512316 gene encoding 85/88 kDa calcium-independent phospholipase A2 isoform X4, with protein sequence MLNGLWKNPPIVERDFIQVIQRLLGGDVPPNKVQEVKNESYINLQVLHRNESMRLFAPNPNAPDKKVVYEIILERPHSETINTSYSLYRAPTQAAAEEKFEAFHKRLPELVKIVREMYNINGLQKLCDVLIENPSWSLAHIVAFFNLTDYISNPSIIDFLDYAEYADMMTPLQVAVKANNIEFVKALVQSNQCNLDHLDKNSNSVFHFAASTTKEMINLLTAKSISNLNHCNTDGYTPLHLACLADKPDCVKALLLAGADTNKMARGAGTSSYSKSIPSTCTDGNVADFLVSNPNKLFTQDMKHGGTPLHWSSSREVLNSLIERGCDVNLVNFNGQTPLHVMVARDRLECVVALLAHDAEIDVVDNSGNTPLHIAVEKKLIPIIQCLVVFGADFNKPNKDGKTPRHMVGKDDSGSKDSMILYILHSVGAKRCPEKGNKCPPGCAAGGTYNGIPPAQPETSEQRQHIQQVLAQTTSKSHRNSVPSLISSTIRATIPEERERREVKTIDVSQERKGASMMDALLSMFMNKVEAASKPTSPTSTTSSLKGGMNLLGDFDVGDEPMLTDEVAGTEASKSSPTGESSGGARTDASRPRSPCDTGGSETYNGRGRLLCLDGGGIRGLVLAQMLLEIENLAQTPIVHLFDWIAGTSTGGILALALGCGKTMKQCMCLYLRMKDQAFVGSRPYPSDALETVLKEQLGEFTVMSDIKHPRLMVTGVMADRKPVNLHLFRNYEAASDIMGIVTPSNNRGQPPPPPSEQLVWRAARATGAAPSYFRAFGRFLDGGLIANNPTLDAMTEIHELNAALHYVGRASEVVPVSVVVSLGTGLIPVVDLKEIDVFRPDNLWDTAKLAYGISTISTLLVDQATASDGRVVDRARAWCSMIGVPYFRFNPQMSVDIAMDEKIDEPLINMLWEVKAYMHSNRKQVIELINLLK encoded by the exons ATGTTGAATG GGCTCTGGAAAAATCCTCCAATCGTGGAAAGGGATTTCATTCAAG TTATCCAACGATTGTTGGGCGGTGACGTGCCGCCCAACAAGGTGCAAGAGGTGAAGAATGAGTCCTACATCAACCTGCAAGTGCTGCACAGAAATGAATCGATGCGACTGTTTGCCCCGAACCCGAATGCGCCCGACAAAAAGGTCGTGTACGAGATCATACTGGAACGGCCCCACTCGGAAACGATCAACACGTCCTACAG CTTGTACCGTGCACCTACACAAGCGGCAGCGGAAGAAAAGTTTGAAGCCTTCCATAAACGTCTGCCGGAGTTAGTTAAAATTGTTCGCGAG ATGTACAATATTAACGGTCTGCAGAAGCTTTGTGATGTACTGATTGAAAACCCTTCCTGGTCCCTGGCACACATCGTTGCTTTTTTCAATCTTACCGACTACATTTCGAATCCTAGTATTATAGACTTCCTCGACTATGCCGAATATGCCGATATGATGACTCCTTTGCAG GTTGCCGTAAAGGCCAACAACATAGAGTTTGTGAAAGCCTTGGTACAATCGAATCAGTGCAATCTGGACCATCTCGATAAGAACAGCAACTCGGTGTTCCATTTCGCAGCGAGTACGACAAAAGAAATGATAAAT CTTTTAACAGCAAAAAGTATTTCGAACCTGAACCATTGCAACACCGACGGCTACACACCGCTCCATCTGGCCTGTTTGGCGGACAAACCGGACTGCGTGAAGGCTTTACTGTTGGCCGGTGCCGACACGAACAAAATGGCCCGTGGCGCTGGAACGTCCTCGTACAGCAAATCCATTCCATCGA CCTGCACTGATG GTAATGTGGCTGATTTTCTTGTCAGCAATCCAAATAAACTATTCACACAGGACATGAAACACGGTGGCACCCCGCTACACTGGAGCTCCAGCCGTGAGGTGTTGAACTCGCTAATAGAGCGCGGCTGTGACGTGAATTTAGTAAATTTCAACGGTCAAACTCCGCTCCACGTGATG GTAGCGCGCGATCGGCTGGAATGTGTGGTGGCGCTGCTGGCCCACGACGCTGAGATTGACGTAGTCGACAACTCGGGCAACACTCCGCTGCACATCGCGGTGGAAAAGAAGCTTATTCCGATCATCCAGTGTTTGGTGGTGTTTGGCGCTGACTTCAACAAACCCAACAAGGACGGCAAGACGCCACGCCACATGGTGGGAAAGGATGACAGCGGATCGAAGGATTCGATGATCCTGTACATCTTACATTCGGTCGGAGCCAAACGGTGCCCGGAGAAGGGCAACAAATGTCCGCCGGGGTGCGCGGCCGGTGGCACGTACAATGGCATCCCACCGGCGCAACCAGAAACCTCCGAGCAGCGGCAACACATCCAGCAGGTGCTGGCCCAAACGACCTCCAAATCGCATCGCAACAGCGTGCCAAGCCTGATATCGAGCACGATCCGTGCCACCATACCCGAGGAGCGCGAGCGACGGGAGGTGAAAACGATAGACGTCAGCCAGGAGCGTAAGGGAGCGAGCATGATGGACGCGTTGCTGTCGATGTTTATGAATAAGGTGGAGGCCGCCTCGAAGCCAACGTCACCCACGTCCACGACCTCATCGCTGAAGGGAGGAATGAATTTGCTGGGAGATTTCGACGTTGGTGACGAACCGATGCTAACGGACGAGGTTGCTGGCACGGAAGCTTCCAAGAGCAGTCCGACCGGCGAATCCTCCGGCGGTGCTCGAACGGACGCGTCCAGGCCACGATCGCCATGTGACACTGGTGGCAGCGAAACGTACAACGGACGCGGTCGCTTGCTGTGTCTCGATGGCGGTGGCATTAGAGGGCTAGTGTTGGCGCAGATGCTGCTGGAAATAGAGAACCTTGCCCAAACGCCCATCGTGCACCTGTTCGACTGGATCGCCGGCACCAGTACCGGTGGCATTCTGGCGCTTGCGCTCGGCTGTGGCAAAACGATGAAGCAGTGCATGTGCTTGTATCTGCGCATGAAGGATCAGGCATTCGTCGGTTCGCGTCCCTATCcaagcgatgcgctcgaaacCGTACTGAAGGAACAGCTGGGAGAGTTCACCGTCATGTCCGACATCAAGCATCCTCGTTTGATGGTGACGGGTGTGATGGCCGACCGGAAACCGGTCAACTTGCACCTGTTCCGTAACTATGAAGCCGCCAGCGACATTATGGGCATCGTGACGCCCTCGAACAATCGTGGCcagccaccaccgccaccgagcGAGCAGCTGGTGTGGCGTGCGGCAAGAGCGACCGGCGCAGCACCATCGTACTTCCGTGCGTTCGGTCGCTTCCTTGACGGTGGCTTGATCGCGAACAACCCCACGCTGGACGCGATGACAGAAATCCATGAACTGAATGCGGCACTGCACTACGTTGGCCGAGCGTCGGAAGTGGTCCCG GTTTCGGTGGTGGTTTCCCTTGGCACGGGATTAATACCGGTGGTGGATCTGAAGGAAATCGATGTGTTCCGTCCAGACAACCTGTGGGACACGGCCAAGCTGGCGTACGGTATCTCTACCATCA GTACGCTGTTGGTAGACCAGGCTACCGCATCGGACGGCCGTGTAGTGGACCGAGCCAGGGCGTGGTGTAGCATGATCGGTGTTCCGTACTTCCGCTTCAATCCGCAGATGTCGGTCGACATTGCGATGGACGAAAAGATTGACGAGCCGCTGATCAACATGCTGTGGGAGGTGAAGGCCTACATGCACAGCAACCGGAAGCAGGTTATAGAGCTTATCAATCTGCTcaaatag